The Stratiformator vulcanicus genome has a segment encoding these proteins:
- a CDS encoding RDD family protein, translating to MIAPADRKNSRTRDWQRTGDSLDRELPGFSLKIVTPENVRLSYTPAGPGSRAAAYFIDMVVRLMATSAIAVPIMCAGVLLPGTAIGVFMLIMFANTFFYFVLLEYYWNGRSIGKRVFGLRVIHERGYPVTFWTSVTRNLLRIVDSLGFYGIGLISMTLSPDFRRIGDWVGRTIVIKDRPAKLPTQPVILDKIESLSRGEINSFVPSQSVLSLIDRFLARRHVLSVRRGHQMARPLAMALAERLNFSGDVDVVAKYPMAFLARVHATFLRRNEVERQAGVAAIDGQDSFASARAIGRGVS from the coding sequence ATGATTGCCCCCGCCGATCGCAAGAATTCAAGAACGCGGGATTGGCAGCGCACGGGCGATTCGCTCGACCGCGAACTGCCCGGGTTTTCTTTAAAGATCGTCACGCCCGAAAATGTCCGGCTGTCTTATACACCGGCCGGGCCCGGTAGCCGGGCCGCGGCTTATTTTATTGATATGGTGGTTCGCCTGATGGCGACGAGCGCGATTGCCGTGCCGATTATGTGTGCCGGTGTGTTGCTGCCCGGCACGGCTATCGGCGTATTTATGCTCATCATGTTTGCCAACACGTTCTTCTACTTCGTCTTATTAGAGTACTATTGGAATGGACGCTCGATCGGCAAACGCGTTTTCGGATTGCGGGTGATTCACGAACGGGGTTACCCCGTTACCTTCTGGACTTCGGTGACGCGGAACTTGCTGCGGATTGTTGATTCCCTCGGCTTCTACGGCATTGGCTTAATCTCGATGACCCTGTCGCCTGATTTTCGCCGCATCGGCGATTGGGTCGGGCGAACGATCGTGATTAAGGATCGACCGGCAAAACTGCCGACGCAGCCGGTCATCCTCGATAAAATTGAATCGCTTTCGCGGGGAGAGATTAATTCGTTCGTGCCTTCGCAGTCGGTGCTTTCTCTGATCGATCGATTTCTGGCCCGGCGGCATGTGCTTTCTGTGCGCCGCGGGCACCAGATGGCGCGGCCGCTCGCGATGGCGCTGGCCGAACGTCTTAATTTCAGCGGCGACGTCGACGTGGTCGCGAAATATCCGATGGCCTTCCTGGCACGGGTTCACGCCACCTTCTTGCGACGCAACGAAGTCGAACGGCAGGCCGGGGTCGCGGCAATTGACGGGCAAGACTCATTTGCGTCGGCCCGTGCGATCGGGAGGGGCGTGTCATGA
- a CDS encoding stage II sporulation protein M produces the protein MTKQDFIKRRREHWDQFSDLLESMDNVVARTRTAADVDNLSQGLREISADLAIIRAQDWDPALEAYLNDLAARGYNVFYSAPSGSIAKASRYLTVDFPRLFRSNIGYFVAASLLFFGPFVASWIAVAANVELAKKVLPPANLEQFDQMYGPAEQSDDASGEEEEELSFGGFGEERNLMFGFYVMNNAGIAIRCFLLGATFGIGTVYVLVFNGIVLGTVFGYVQAQGNGERLFSFAVSHGSFELTAIAVAGGAGLMIADAMIHPGNRSRLESLRVRGVAAMQIGLGAAAMLVVAALIEAYWSPLPIDPSIKYSIGGLLWITVALYLGLSGRGAARAPAEVRR, from the coding sequence ATGACCAAGCAGGACTTCATTAAGCGCCGCCGCGAGCATTGGGATCAATTTTCCGATTTGCTCGAGTCGATGGACAACGTGGTCGCTCGCACGAGGACGGCTGCCGACGTCGACAATCTTTCGCAAGGACTCCGCGAGATATCAGCCGATCTGGCAATTATTCGCGCGCAAGATTGGGACCCGGCGTTAGAGGCCTACCTTAATGATCTCGCAGCCCGCGGCTATAACGTCTTCTATTCAGCCCCGTCGGGAAGCATCGCGAAAGCGTCTCGGTATCTGACCGTCGATTTTCCGCGGTTGTTCCGATCGAATATCGGCTATTTCGTAGCGGCCTCTCTCCTATTCTTCGGGCCGTTTGTGGCGTCGTGGATCGCGGTCGCTGCAAATGTGGAATTGGCAAAGAAGGTCCTTCCGCCGGCGAACTTAGAGCAGTTTGATCAGATGTACGGCCCGGCCGAACAGAGTGATGACGCGAGCGGCGAGGAAGAAGAGGAACTGAGCTTCGGCGGGTTCGGTGAAGAACGCAATTTGATGTTCGGCTTTTATGTGATGAACAACGCCGGGATTGCCATTCGCTGCTTTCTGCTCGGGGCGACCTTCGGGATTGGCACCGTGTACGTGCTCGTGTTTAACGGCATCGTGCTGGGGACGGTCTTCGGGTATGTGCAGGCGCAGGGCAATGGTGAGCGGCTCTTCAGTTTCGCGGTGTCTCACGGATCATTCGAACTGACGGCGATCGCGGTCGCCGGGGGCGCGGGTCTGATGATCGCCGATGCGATGATTCATCCGGGCAATCGTTCGCGGTTGGAGAGTCTCCGCGTTCGCGGTGTCGCGGCGATGCAGATCGGACTTGGCGCTGCCGCGATGCTGGTTGTCGCCGCGTTGATTGAGGCCTATTGGTCACCTCTGCCGATCGACCCGTCGATTAAGTACAGCATTGGCGGGCTGCTTTGGATCACGGTTGCGTTATACCTCGGCTTATCGGGCCGCGGCGCAGCGAGAGCGCCCGCCGAGGTGCGGAGATGA
- a CDS encoding DUF4129 domain-containing protein, with product MNRLIDTRQSRNRLSGVASVALVVAAFFGLSTHVVAAESAEGAEANYVSDGLGWDDDVFTAEEIRDAAESVMQSPDLQRFADFEGQASGGEKTKKEPETAKQPQSSRSNQTSIRSAGLLGELFGGLLHLFAYGLIGIVVLAIVYLVFRALSERQSRGAMGSVNEATIVDVEEEGVDAGAVGLGSDQRRDAAVEAAREGRFGEAIALLLIGLLARLERAGMIRPRRGLTHFDYLRAARSEPSLYEALKAVLRIYHPIGFGRRSADRTAFEQSLSAYDRATVPVAEATT from the coding sequence ATGAACAGATTGATCGACACCCGACAGAGCAGAAATCGGCTGAGCGGCGTCGCGTCTGTCGCGCTTGTGGTCGCGGCGTTTTTCGGACTATCGACACATGTCGTCGCTGCGGAATCGGCTGAGGGAGCGGAGGCGAATTACGTTTCGGACGGGTTGGGGTGGGACGACGACGTCTTCACGGCTGAAGAGATTCGCGATGCCGCCGAGTCGGTCATGCAGTCTCCCGACTTGCAACGGTTTGCCGATTTCGAGGGCCAAGCTTCCGGTGGCGAGAAGACGAAGAAGGAGCCGGAGACCGCCAAGCAACCGCAGTCGTCGCGATCGAATCAAACATCGATTCGGTCCGCCGGATTGCTCGGCGAATTGTTCGGCGGTTTACTCCACTTGTTCGCCTACGGACTGATCGGGATCGTTGTGCTGGCGATCGTCTATCTCGTGTTCCGAGCGCTGAGCGAACGGCAATCGCGCGGGGCGATGGGATCGGTCAACGAAGCGACGATTGTCGATGTCGAAGAAGAAGGGGTCGACGCCGGAGCCGTGGGGTTGGGATCAGATCAACGGCGGGACGCGGCCGTCGAGGCTGCGCGCGAAGGACGCTTCGGGGAGGCGATCGCCTTGCTGCTGATCGGTTTGCTCGCGCGGTTAGAACGTGCCGGCATGATCCGCCCCCGTCGAGGTTTGACCCACTTTGACTACCTGCGGGCCGCCCGCAGTGAACCGTCGCTTTATGAGGCGCTTAAGGCCGTACTCCGCATCTATCACCCGATCGGATTCGGCCGGCGCTCGGCCGATCGGACCGCGTTCGAACAGTCTCTCTCCGCTTATGATCGTGCCACCGTGCCGGTCGCGGAGGCGACGACGTGA
- a CDS encoding DUF4350 domain-containing protein produces MKLRSHFETDLRWAAAVLIAIVLPVTLPDLTPPDPSDSYSDNALGKLAAVRLCDALGVEARRNTEDLTRVLGDTSKFDPWETVLVLAGPARYPTPAEWSVLLDWIDEGGAVVLAANSAQPEFEVPGYDIAVVELGEPLEVAPDDESGDLILDWGDAVDSYAWTSYGRIEGSGVEPILEIDGTVQAGRIAIGDGELTIVATDSPLTNIGLGRGLTSVITWRLLEGATYIRSVYVFDESLNVSGTPRIVSLLISEPFRPFTMQCLIALLLFAWWQSRPFGPGIAVADPVRDDIVAHADAAGTLHYRQGDGRRLLIRYREALISDLKLRRLKGREDRVLAPIADRMNSSVADVRAVFRETGSNAKAPRDRAAAARLIRRLAEVREASGRPTPQGEN; encoded by the coding sequence GTGAAGTTGCGATCCCACTTTGAAACTGATTTGCGTTGGGCGGCGGCGGTACTGATCGCAATCGTGTTGCCCGTCACCCTGCCCGATCTCACGCCCCCCGATCCCTCCGACAGCTACTCTGATAACGCACTCGGCAAACTCGCCGCCGTCCGCTTGTGTGATGCGCTCGGAGTGGAAGCGCGACGAAATACGGAGGACTTAACGCGGGTGCTCGGCGATACGAGCAAATTCGATCCGTGGGAAACAGTGCTGGTCCTCGCGGGACCGGCTCGCTACCCGACCCCCGCCGAGTGGTCGGTCCTGCTCGACTGGATCGACGAAGGCGGAGCGGTCGTGCTCGCGGCGAACAGTGCCCAACCTGAATTCGAAGTTCCGGGCTACGACATCGCTGTCGTCGAGTTGGGGGAACCACTTGAGGTCGCCCCCGATGATGAGAGTGGCGATCTAATTCTTGACTGGGGTGACGCCGTCGATTCCTACGCTTGGACGTCTTACGGCCGGATCGAAGGTTCCGGCGTCGAACCGATCCTGGAGATCGACGGCACCGTTCAAGCCGGACGCATCGCCATCGGCGACGGCGAACTGACGATCGTCGCGACCGATTCACCGCTGACCAATATCGGCCTCGGTCGCGGTTTGACGAGTGTGATCACATGGCGTCTGCTCGAGGGGGCGACGTACATCCGAAGCGTCTATGTGTTCGACGAATCTCTCAACGTCTCGGGCACGCCGCGGATCGTTTCGCTTCTGATTTCCGAGCCCTTTCGCCCGTTCACGATGCAATGCCTCATCGCATTGCTGCTGTTCGCGTGGTGGCAGTCGCGGCCGTTCGGACCGGGCATCGCCGTCGCCGATCCGGTTCGAGACGATATCGTCGCCCACGCGGACGCAGCCGGCACCCTGCACTACCGCCAGGGAGACGGTCGCCGGTTGCTGATCCGGTATCGCGAAGCACTCATTTCCGATCTAAAACTGCGGCGCTTGAAAGGGCGTGAAGATCGCGTGCTCGCCCCGATCGCGGACCGAATGAACAGCTCCGTCGCTGATGTCCGCGCGGTCTTTCGTGAGACGGGAAGTAATGCGAAGGCCCCGCGTGATCGCGCCGCGGCCGCCCGGCTAATTCGCCGACTCGCCGAAGTCCGTGAAGCCTCCGGCAGGCCGACTCCGCAGGGCGAGAACTGA